A single Sporanaerobacter acetigenes DSM 13106 DNA region contains:
- a CDS encoding flavodoxin family protein: protein MKNLVLVLPETPSDMLKKMIEATIGKRNITIVKDEIDLPDLSNCKIVFAVELNKIGFSNNLANIFEKLYNKGSNSLKESDGILLIHSEDELLTKSAAQSIIFHANRLGCRFIGRPLVEATGNLNNFYPMLKVYEKPLEDICLNSCEELGMRFLNDQIENISHPKILILHSSNRQTSNSLTLWDIVKKNLINCDIKEVHIENGTITDCKGCPYKTCKHYGKQTSCFYGGFVVEEIYPAILETDSILFICPNYNDSISANMMAVINRMTALFRKTKFYDKTLFSIIVSGYSGSDILAKQLISSLNINKTFRLPPYFSLMATANDRGTIKNVPHIKEKAKKFAENIIYETKK, encoded by the coding sequence ATGAAAAATTTAGTCTTAGTACTTCCTGAAACTCCATCGGATATGCTAAAAAAAATGATCGAAGCTACTATAGGAAAAAGGAATATTACAATTGTCAAAGATGAAATAGATTTGCCTGATTTGTCAAATTGTAAAATTGTATTTGCAGTAGAGCTAAATAAAATAGGCTTTAGCAACAATTTAGCAAATATATTTGAAAAGCTATACAATAAAGGTTCAAATTCTCTAAAGGAAAGTGATGGAATACTTCTTATACATAGCGAAGATGAGCTTTTAACAAAATCTGCTGCCCAGTCAATAATATTTCATGCCAATAGACTGGGCTGTCGATTTATAGGAAGACCTCTAGTAGAAGCTACAGGCAATCTAAATAATTTTTATCCCATGTTAAAAGTATATGAAAAACCATTGGAAGATATATGTTTGAATTCATGTGAAGAATTAGGCATGAGATTTCTAAATGACCAAATAGAAAATATTTCTCATCCTAAAATATTGATTCTTCATTCTAGCAATAGGCAAACTTCAAATTCCTTGACTTTATGGGATATTGTTAAGAAAAATTTAATCAACTGTGATATAAAAGAAGTCCATATTGAAAATGGTACCATTACCGATTGCAAAGGATGTCCTTATAAGACATGTAAACACTATGGAAAGCAAACAAGTTGCTTTTATGGAGGATTTGTTGTTGAAGAAATCTACCCGGCTATATTAGAAACAGATAGTATTCTATTTATCTGTCCAAACTACAATGATTCTATTTCAGCAAATATGATGGCCGTCATAAATAGAATGACTGCTTTATTTAGAAAAACTAAATTTTATGATAAGACATTGTTTTCTATAATTGTCTCTGGATATTCAGGTAGTGATATACTTGCCAAACAGCTTATAAGCAGTCTAAATATTAATAAAACATTTAGACTGCCACCATACTTTTCCCTCATGGCTACGGCCAATGATAGAGGAACTATAAAAAATGTACCACATATCAAAGAAAAGGCAAAAAAGTTTGCAGAAAATATAATATATGAAACTAAAAAATAA
- a CDS encoding MATE family efflux transporter, producing the protein MEDCDGKNQVKKTKNDVLEIALPVLVELFLGTLFGMIDMMMLGRIKNPQIAAASIAAVGITNQPLFIGLSLVQALNVGGTAMVARYVGSKKYDRIETVIRHVVLLNLVLLVIPLFILGMLFTENIMGFLGAEQDAIQVGHNYFKVIMIGFIFQAFNLSISAVLRGAGDTKTPMKINLKVNMINVIGNALLIYGLLGFPKLGVTGAGISTCLSHIIASIFLGRYILKNDSAVKVNLKNHFKYDKNIIYNLIKIGVPASLEQVAFRVGVLLFVKMVASLGTVAFATHQICLNILGLSFTPGQAFGIAASSLVGKSLGANELDEAENYIKESRKIGSIISTTMAIVFFFFGAQIVSLYTQDPEIIKSASTILKVIAFVQPFQSSQLIIAGGLRGAGDTVWTLVATFIGVLVLRVLFAYLFVNVLEMGLIGAWIAMFVDQFARWVVIYIRFRTGKWKYISIR; encoded by the coding sequence ATGGAAGACTGTGATGGGAAAAATCAAGTTAAAAAAACTAAAAACGATGTATTAGAAATAGCTTTGCCTGTATTGGTTGAACTCTTCTTGGGGACACTTTTTGGTATGATTGATATGATGATGCTAGGTAGGATAAAAAATCCTCAAATAGCAGCTGCATCTATTGCAGCAGTTGGAATTACTAATCAACCACTGTTTATAGGATTGTCCCTTGTGCAAGCTCTAAACGTAGGCGGTACTGCTATGGTAGCTAGGTATGTCGGCTCTAAAAAATACGATAGAATTGAAACTGTAATTAGGCATGTAGTATTATTAAATTTAGTTTTGTTGGTGATACCACTATTTATATTGGGAATGCTTTTTACAGAAAATATAATGGGATTTTTGGGGGCTGAACAGGATGCAATACAAGTTGGTCACAATTATTTTAAAGTAATAATGATTGGATTTATATTTCAAGCTTTTAATCTTTCAATATCCGCAGTGTTAAGGGGAGCTGGAGATACTAAAACTCCTATGAAAATAAATTTAAAAGTAAATATGATAAATGTCATAGGAAATGCACTTCTTATATATGGACTTTTAGGATTTCCTAAATTAGGGGTTACTGGTGCTGGAATTTCTACTTGTTTATCCCATATTATAGCTAGCATTTTTCTTGGTAGATATATATTGAAAAATGACAGTGCTGTAAAAGTTAATTTAAAAAACCACTTTAAATACGATAAAAATATAATTTATAATCTTATAAAAATAGGTGTTCCAGCCTCACTGGAACAAGTAGCTTTCAGAGTAGGAGTACTTTTGTTTGTAAAGATGGTTGCTTCACTTGGAACTGTCGCTTTTGCTACTCATCAAATATGCTTAAATATACTCGGATTATCTTTTACTCCTGGTCAGGCTTTTGGTATAGCAGCTTCTTCATTGGTAGGAAAAAGCCTTGGGGCCAATGAATTGGATGAAGCTGAAAATTATATCAAAGAATCCAGAAAGATAGGTTCTATTATTTCAACAACAATGGCAATAGTATTTTTCTTTTTTGGTGCCCAAATTGTAAGTTTATATACTCAAGATCCTGAAATAATAAAAAGTGCTTCAACTATATTAAAGGTCATTGCTTTTGTTCAACCTTTTCAGTCTTCACAATTAATTATAGCTGGTGGGCTTAGAGGTGCGGGAGATACGGTTTGGACTCTTGTAGCTACTTTTATTGGAGTACTAGTTTTAAGGGTATTATTTGCTTATTTGTTTGTAAATGTTTTGGAAATGGGTCTAATAGGGGCTTGGATTGCTATGTTTGTTGACCAGTTTGCAAGGTGGGTAGTTATTTATATTAGATTTAGGACAGGAAAGTGGAAGTATATAAGTATAAGATAA
- a CDS encoding xanthine phosphoribosyltransferase, with the protein MELLKQKILREGRVENGDILKVDSFLNHQLDIELLNEIGKEFKKRFAEENINKILTIEASGIAIACITAQYFHVPVVFAKKTESRNLDKETYESNVYSYTKEKNYKIRVSKRYIDKRDNILILDDFLANGKALLGLKDIIEQANANLVGAGIVIEKGFQKGGDLLRNDGVRVDSLVIIDSLENGRIEFREQRN; encoded by the coding sequence ATGGAGCTATTAAAACAAAAGATACTCAGGGAAGGCAGAGTTGAGAATGGAGATATTTTAAAAGTAGATAGTTTTTTAAATCACCAACTAGATATAGAACTGCTTAATGAAATAGGGAAAGAATTTAAAAAGAGATTTGCAGAGGAAAATATAAATAAAATATTGACAATAGAAGCTTCTGGAATTGCTATCGCATGTATTACTGCACAGTATTTTCATGTTCCTGTGGTTTTTGCTAAAAAAACGGAATCAAGAAACTTAGATAAAGAAACTTATGAGAGCAATGTTTATTCTTATACAAAGGAGAAAAATTATAAAATACGAGTTTCTAAAAGATACATAGATAAAAGAGATAATATACTTATATTAGATGATTTTTTGGCAAATGGAAAGGCATTGTTGGGATTAAAGGATATTATAGAACAAGCAAATGCAAATTTAGTAGGAGCAGGTATTGTAATAGAAAAGGGATTTCAAAAAGGTGGAGATTTGCTTAGAAATGATGGGGTTAGAGTTGATTCTCTAGTTATCATTGATAGTTTAGAAAATGGACGTATAGAATTTAGAGAACAAAGAAATTAA